One stretch of Glandiceps talaboti chromosome 7, keGlaTala1.1, whole genome shotgun sequence DNA includes these proteins:
- the LOC144437438 gene encoding N-acetylgalactosamine-6-sulfatase-like isoform X2 — protein MDSCKVLHVFLSSILLMHVNLTSGVDTSKPNIIIMLMDDMGWGDLGVYGNPAKETPNLDRMAAEGAVLTDFYAPNPLCSPSRASLLSGRLPIRNGFYTTNYHARSSYTPQNIVGGIPDSEILIPEELSKSGYRSKLVGKWHLGHRPQYLPLKHGFDEYFGAPNCHFGPYDDKKTPNIPVYRDADMVGRYYEDYEINQKTGESNLTQIFIQEALSFIEKQNQAGVPFFLYWAPDSSHGPHYASKPFLGTSQRGLYGDAVRELDYGVGQILEKLRTLQIDSNTFVFFSSDNGAALSGGAKAGLNGPFLCGKHTTFEGGMREPTIAWWPEKIKPGKVIHQLGSLMDLFATSLDIAGRDLPTDRIYDSTSLLPVLVDDIVDKNKTIFYYRGDEIMAARRGFYKAHFWTWSEGIPSLKNEYCPGWQIDGVTTPNLTNHTLIPVVFHLGHDPGEKYKLNPKNEEYKEGLQFIMDAVNEHRKTMIPGQPQLNMCDQGIMNWAPPGCEKLDRCLKAPPSNPVKCNWPV, from the exons ATGGATTCGTGCAAGGTTCTCCACGTGTTCCTGTCTTCCATCCTACTTATGCACGTTAATCTTACATCGGGTGTTGATACAAGCAAACCAAACATTATCATAATGCTCATGGATGAC ATGGGTTGGGGAGATCTTGGAGTGTATGGAAATCCTGCAAAAGAAACGCCAAATTTGGATAGAATGGCTGCAGAGGGAGCTGTTCTGACTGACTTCTATGCACCAAATCCACTATGTTCACCAT CAAGAGCATCATTATTAAGTGGTCGCCTCCCAATAAGAAATGGTTTCTATACCACCAATTATCATGCAAGAAGTTCTTATACACCCCAAAATATTGTTGGAGGAATACCAGATTCTGAAATACTCATTCCAGAAGAATTAAGTAAATCTGGCTACAGAAGTAAACTTGTTGGAAAATG GCATCTAGGACACAGACCACAGTATTTGCCTTTAAAGCATGGTTTTGATGAGTATTTTGGTGCTCCTAACTGTCACTTTGGGCCATATGATGATAAAAAGACGCCAAACATTCCAGTGTACAGAGATGCAGACATGGTTGGAAGATACTATGAGGACTATGAAATTAATCAGAAGACTGGGGAGTCTAATTTAACCCAGATTTTTATTCAG GAAGCCCTTAGCTTCATAGAAAAGCAAAACCAAGCCGGCGTTCCTTTCTTCCTATACTGGGCACCTGATTCATCACATGGTCCACACTATGCCTCCAAGCCATTCCTAGGAACCAGTCAGAGGGGACTATATGGAGATGCTGTGAGAGAGTTAGACTATGGAGTGGGACAAATATTGGAAAAACTCAGGACCCTACAGATTGATAGTAACACATTTGTGTTTTTCTCATCCGACAATGGTGCTGCATTGTCAGGTGGAGCAAAGG CTGGTCTAAATGGTCCATTCCTTTGTGGTAAACATACAACATTTGAAGGTGGTATGCGAGAACCAACTATTGCATGGTGGCCTGAGAAGATCAAACCTGGCAAA GTGATTCATCAACTTGGTTCTCTCATGGACCTGTTTGCTACATCTCTAGATATAGCTGGACGTGATCTCCCAACAGACAGAATATATGACAGTACCAGTCTACTGCCAGTCTTAGTTGATGACATTGTCGACAAAAATAAGACAATTTTCTATTATCGTGGAGATGAAATAATGGCAGCTCGACGTGGTTTCTACAAAGCTCATTTCTGGACTTGGTCTGAAGGTATTCCATCTTTG AAAAATGAGTATTGTCCAGGCTGGCAGATAGACGGAGTAACAACTCCTAATTTGACGAATCACACATTAATTCCAGTTGTGTTTCACCTTGGACATGACCCAGGTGAAAAGTACAAACTAAA TCCCAAAAATGAGGAATACAAGGAAGGACTACAGTTTATTATGGATGCTGTGAATGAACACAGAAAGACAATGATTCCAGGTCAGCCACAACTCAACATGTGTGACCAGGGTATCATG AATTGGGCTCCACCTGGATGTGAAAAACTAGACAGATGTTTGAAGGCTCCCCCATCCAACCCTGTAAAGTGCAACTGGCCAGTCTAA
- the LOC144437438 gene encoding N-acetylgalactosamine-6-sulfatase-like isoform X1, translating to MDSCKVLHVFLSSILLMHVNLTSGVDTSKPNIIIMLMDDMGWGDLGVYGNPAKETPNLDRMAAEGAVLTDFYAPNPLCSPSRASLLSGRLPIRNGFYTTNYHARSSYTPQNIVGGIPDSEILIPEELSKSGYRSKLVGKWHLGHRPQYLPLKHGFDEYFGAPNCHFGPYDDKKTPNIPVYRDADMVGRYYEDYEINQKTGESNLTQIFIQEALSFIEKQNQAGVPFFLYWAPDSSHGPHYASKPFLGTSQRGLYGDAVRELDYGVGQILEKLRTLQIDSNTFVFFSSDNGAALSGGAKAGLNGPFLCGKHTTFEGGMREPTIAWWPEKIKPGKVIHQLGSLMDLFATSLDIAGRDLPTDRIYDSTSLLPVLVDDIVDKNKTIFYYRGDEIMAARRGFYKAHFWTWSEGIPSLHVEYCPGSEVTNVTTRNLTDHTSQPVVFHLGRDPGEKYKLNPKNEEYKEGLQFIMDAVNEHRKTMIPGQPQLNMCDQGIMNWAPPGCEKLDRCLKAPPSNPVKCNWPV from the exons ATGGATTCGTGCAAGGTTCTCCACGTGTTCCTGTCTTCCATCCTACTTATGCACGTTAATCTTACATCGGGTGTTGATACAAGCAAACCAAACATTATCATAATGCTCATGGATGAC ATGGGTTGGGGAGATCTTGGAGTGTATGGAAATCCTGCAAAAGAAACGCCAAATTTGGATAGAATGGCTGCAGAGGGAGCTGTTCTGACTGACTTCTATGCACCAAATCCACTATGTTCACCAT CAAGAGCATCATTATTAAGTGGTCGCCTCCCAATAAGAAATGGTTTCTATACCACCAATTATCATGCAAGAAGTTCTTATACACCCCAAAATATTGTTGGAGGAATACCAGATTCTGAAATACTCATTCCAGAAGAATTAAGTAAATCTGGCTACAGAAGTAAACTTGTTGGAAAATG GCATCTAGGACACAGACCACAGTATTTGCCTTTAAAGCATGGTTTTGATGAGTATTTTGGTGCTCCTAACTGTCACTTTGGGCCATATGATGATAAAAAGACGCCAAACATTCCAGTGTACAGAGATGCAGACATGGTTGGAAGATACTATGAGGACTATGAAATTAATCAGAAGACTGGGGAGTCTAATTTAACCCAGATTTTTATTCAG GAAGCCCTTAGCTTCATAGAAAAGCAAAACCAAGCCGGCGTTCCTTTCTTCCTATACTGGGCACCTGATTCATCACATGGTCCACACTATGCCTCCAAGCCATTCCTAGGAACCAGTCAGAGGGGACTATATGGAGATGCTGTGAGAGAGTTAGACTATGGAGTGGGACAAATATTGGAAAAACTCAGGACCCTACAGATTGATAGTAACACATTTGTGTTTTTCTCATCCGACAATGGTGCTGCATTGTCAGGTGGAGCAAAGG CTGGTCTAAATGGTCCATTCCTTTGTGGTAAACATACAACATTTGAAGGTGGTATGCGAGAACCAACTATTGCATGGTGGCCTGAGAAGATCAAACCTGGCAAA GTGATTCATCAACTTGGTTCTCTCATGGACCTGTTTGCTACATCTCTAGATATAGCTGGACGTGATCTCCCAACAGACAGAATATATGACAGTACCAGTCTACTGCCAGTCTTAGTTGATGACATTGTCGACAAAAATAAGACAATTTTCTATTATCGTGGAGATGAAATAATGGCAGCTCGACGTGGTTTCTACAAAGCTCATTTCTGGACTTGGTCTGAAGGTATTCCATCTTTG CATGTAGAGTATTGTCCAGGGTCAGAGGTCACCAATGTTACAACTCGTAATTTGACTGATCACACTTCACAACCAGTTGTCTTTCATCTAGGAAGAGACCCTGGTGAAAAATACAAACTAAA TCCCAAAAATGAGGAATACAAGGAAGGACTACAGTTTATTATGGATGCTGTGAATGAACACAGAAAGACAATGATTCCAGGTCAGCCACAACTCAACATGTGTGACCAGGGTATCATG AATTGGGCTCCACCTGGATGTGAAAAACTAGACAGATGTTTGAAGGCTCCCCCATCCAACCCTGTAAAGTGCAACTGGCCAGTCTAA